One region of Brachybacterium saurashtrense genomic DNA includes:
- a CDS encoding YajQ family cyclic di-GMP-binding protein, translated as MADSSFDIVSKLDRQEVDNAVNQAAKEVSQRYDFRGTGASLRLSGDEIVLTANAEERVLAVLDVLQTKLLRRGISLKALEVGEPRESGKEVRLAAALKEGISSEDAKKISKLIRDEGPKGVKPLIQGDELRVSSKKRDDLQEVIALLKGKDLDVALQFVNYR; from the coding sequence ATGGCCGATTCATCGTTCGACATCGTGAGCAAGCTCGACCGCCAGGAGGTCGACAACGCCGTGAACCAGGCGGCGAAGGAGGTGTCCCAGCGCTACGACTTCCGCGGCACGGGCGCCTCCCTCCGCCTCAGCGGCGACGAGATCGTCCTGACCGCCAACGCGGAGGAGCGTGTGCTCGCGGTGCTGGACGTGCTGCAGACCAAGCTGCTCCGCCGCGGGATCTCGCTCAAGGCGCTCGAGGTGGGCGAGCCCCGGGAGTCCGGCAAGGAGGTGCGCCTGGCGGCGGCGCTCAAGGAGGGCATCAGCTCCGAGGACGCCAAGAAGATCTCCAAGCTCATCCGCGACGAGGGCCCCAAGGGCGTCAAGCCCCTCATCCAGGGCGACGAGCTGCGGGTCTCCTCGAAGAAGCGCGACGACCTGCAGGAGGTCATCGCGCTGCTGAAGGGCAAGGACCTCGACGTCGCGCTGCAGTTCGTCAATTACCGCTGA
- a CDS encoding WXG100 family type VII secretion target: MNATKGMNVDEVRRMSAQLRDAAEEITRIEQELTSGLADVDWTGPDADRFRGQWSSEMVPALQQIMTAVNDLGDTADRNAAEQEATSSS; the protein is encoded by the coding sequence GTGAACGCCACGAAGGGTATGAACGTCGACGAGGTCCGGCGGATGTCCGCGCAGCTGCGCGACGCGGCGGAGGAGATCACGCGGATCGAGCAGGAGCTGACCTCCGGGCTGGCCGACGTGGACTGGACCGGGCCGGACGCCGACCGCTTCCGCGGCCAGTGGTCCTCGGAGATGGTGCCGGCGCTGCAGCAGATCATGACCGCGGTCAACGACCTCGGCGACACGGCGGATCGCAACGCGGCCGAGCAGGAGGCCACCTCCAGCAGCTGA
- a CDS encoding FtsK/SpoIIIE domain-containing protein, translating to MRIKLTLRRPEDRLTDLEVTADATATVADVANALYSADPLRGEAEAPEGLTLQVQDPGAGPGAQGVRSLDRYVDLIQAGLRSGSVVSIARSSSEYATRSESRGAPVALLRVLSGPEAGREFPLPSGASVLGREGDLDIRIADPMLSKRHARINVGDSIEIVDLRSANGVVIGGEQVQRAVIGPSDTVLIGQTTFSVIALHRLGGTAPNSPVVEFNRSPRVVPRFPYRPLKAPTPPKEPQPQFFPIFMLFAPLLMGAFMFSLTQSPFSLIFVVMMPMMATAGYLNRKFQQKKMLERQIANFEEGLASLKRRVTAAQDLERAVRLVETPSAADTVDAAFRLGRLLWTHRPEHSAFGTVRLGLGIAESRVGIEMPGENDAIPTYYDMLDDMHEEYRMIAGVPVAAELRHAGNIGVAGGGDEADGVARAIVTQLFALHSPAEVAIAAITSRSSRELWQWLKWLPHTSSPHSPLPGDHLADTPGRGTSLLSRIEELIAQRSGEAPAQLRTPMTVDITQEPPLPPEPVTPSLVLIVEDDAPVDRARLVRIAERGPDVGVHVIWSAANVAALPAACRTYVAVEESVEGASAGHVRLGERFYPVTIETVSVEVASGVARHLSPVVDAGVPIDDDSDLPRAISYLKLGGMQMAEDPNSVIERWKENNSLTPRDGSEPQRRKHDANLRGLVGHNGQDAFHLDLRTNGPHALVGGTTGAGKSEFLQAWVLGMATAHSPDRVTFLFVDYKGGAAFADAVDLPHTVGLVTDLSQHLVRRALTSLRAELHHREHLLNRKKAKDLISLERTGDPEAPPSLIIIVDEFAALAKEIPEFVDGVVDVAARGRSLGLHLILATQRPAGVIKDNLRANTNLRIALRMADEADSKDILGDAMAAHFDPGIPGRGAAKTGPGRIATFQTGYAGGWTTDEPERARIDIVEKDFGTGEQWDVPAPPSTDSGDPGPNDISRVVATVRAAAESAGVPAPRKPWLSELADAYDLSRLPSRRTDEELLLGVMDVPEDQAQPTFSYLPDRDGNMAIYGTGGSGKSTTLRTLAISAASTVRGGPVQVYGLDFGASGLTMLEELPHVGSIVPGDDEERVIRLLRTLRSLIDERAKEFARVRAGSVAEYRELSGAPETPRILLLVDGMAAFREAYDYSTLSKWFTTFVQIATDGRQVGVHVIVTGDRPNAIPTSLGSSIQRRLIHRMAADDDYASFGEPKDVLDAASPPGRAIQDGHEVQVAVHGGDSNVAIQSREVAKLAEAMRRAGVSEAPAIEHLPERVEFASLCPVVDGRPVLGVADETLAELTYEPRGAFMVTGPMGSGRTTAMLTIASGLAAMPEPMRLVRFSSRRTPLTGLPVWDVEASDPDRVRELAGQLRETLESGTVGEGRLALFIDGVADFTGSGIENDLDKLIRACTREGQFVVGENESASWSQAYVLAQPFKAGRRGLLLQPGEMDGDSLLGTGLGRIRRADFPEGRGFLVSGGRAMKLQVAQITTG from the coding sequence ATGCGCATCAAGCTCACGCTGCGCAGGCCCGAGGACAGGCTGACCGATCTCGAGGTCACCGCCGATGCCACGGCGACGGTCGCCGACGTCGCCAACGCGCTGTACAGCGCGGACCCGCTGCGCGGCGAGGCAGAGGCGCCCGAGGGCCTCACGCTGCAGGTCCAGGACCCGGGGGCGGGGCCCGGCGCCCAGGGCGTGCGCTCGCTGGACCGGTACGTCGACCTGATCCAGGCGGGCCTGCGCTCCGGCAGCGTGGTCTCCATCGCGCGTTCCTCCTCCGAGTACGCCACCCGCTCCGAGTCCCGCGGCGCGCCCGTGGCCCTGCTGCGCGTGCTCTCCGGTCCGGAGGCGGGGAGGGAGTTCCCGCTGCCCTCTGGGGCGAGCGTGCTCGGTCGCGAGGGCGATCTGGACATCCGCATCGCCGATCCGATGCTGTCCAAGCGCCACGCCCGCATCAACGTGGGCGACTCGATCGAGATCGTCGACCTCCGCTCCGCCAACGGGGTGGTGATCGGCGGGGAGCAGGTGCAGCGCGCCGTGATCGGGCCGTCGGACACGGTGCTGATCGGGCAGACCACGTTCTCCGTGATCGCCCTGCACCGCCTGGGAGGGACCGCGCCGAACTCCCCGGTGGTCGAGTTCAACCGCTCCCCACGCGTGGTGCCTCGCTTCCCCTACCGGCCGCTGAAGGCGCCCACCCCGCCGAAGGAGCCGCAGCCGCAGTTCTTCCCGATCTTCATGCTGTTCGCCCCGCTGCTCATGGGCGCCTTCATGTTCTCCCTCACCCAGAGCCCGTTCTCGCTGATCTTCGTGGTGATGATGCCGATGATGGCCACCGCCGGGTACCTGAACCGCAAGTTCCAGCAGAAGAAGATGCTCGAACGGCAGATCGCGAACTTCGAGGAGGGGCTCGCCTCGCTCAAGCGCCGCGTCACCGCCGCGCAGGACCTCGAGCGCGCGGTCCGCCTGGTGGAGACGCCCTCCGCGGCGGACACCGTCGACGCGGCCTTCCGACTGGGCCGGCTGCTGTGGACGCACCGTCCTGAGCACAGCGCCTTCGGCACCGTGCGCCTGGGGCTGGGCATCGCCGAGTCGCGGGTGGGCATCGAGATGCCGGGCGAGAACGACGCGATCCCGACCTACTACGACATGCTCGACGACATGCACGAGGAGTACCGGATGATCGCCGGCGTGCCCGTCGCCGCCGAGCTCCGACACGCCGGGAACATCGGTGTGGCGGGCGGCGGCGACGAGGCCGACGGCGTGGCCCGTGCGATCGTCACCCAGCTCTTCGCCCTGCACTCCCCGGCCGAGGTGGCGATCGCGGCGATCACCTCCCGGTCCAGCCGTGAGCTGTGGCAGTGGCTGAAGTGGCTGCCGCACACCTCGAGCCCGCACTCGCCGCTGCCGGGCGATCACCTGGCCGACACCCCCGGCCGCGGCACCTCGCTGCTGTCGCGGATCGAGGAGCTGATCGCGCAGCGCTCCGGCGAGGCGCCGGCGCAGCTGCGCACCCCGATGACCGTGGACATCACCCAGGAGCCGCCGCTGCCTCCCGAGCCGGTCACGCCGAGCCTGGTGCTGATCGTCGAGGACGACGCCCCGGTGGACCGCGCCCGCCTGGTGCGCATCGCCGAGCGCGGACCGGACGTGGGCGTGCACGTGATCTGGAGCGCCGCGAACGTCGCCGCGCTGCCGGCCGCGTGTCGCACCTACGTCGCCGTGGAGGAGTCCGTGGAGGGCGCGAGCGCCGGCCACGTGCGCCTGGGGGAGCGGTTCTACCCCGTCACCATCGAGACGGTCTCGGTGGAGGTGGCCTCCGGGGTGGCCCGGCACCTCTCCCCGGTGGTGGACGCGGGCGTCCCCATCGACGACGACTCCGACCTGCCCCGGGCGATCTCCTACCTCAAGCTCGGCGGCATGCAGATGGCCGAGGACCCGAACTCCGTCATCGAGCGGTGGAAGGAGAACAACTCCCTCACCCCCCGCGACGGCTCCGAGCCGCAGCGCCGCAAGCACGATGCGAACCTGCGCGGACTGGTGGGGCACAACGGACAGGACGCCTTCCACCTGGACCTGCGCACCAACGGCCCCCACGCCCTGGTGGGCGGCACCACCGGCGCCGGCAAGTCCGAGTTCCTGCAGGCCTGGGTGCTGGGCATGGCCACCGCGCACAGCCCCGACCGGGTCACCTTCCTGTTCGTGGACTACAAGGGCGGCGCCGCCTTCGCGGACGCCGTGGACCTCCCGCACACGGTGGGCCTGGTCACGGACCTCTCCCAGCACCTGGTGCGCCGGGCGCTCACCTCGCTGCGCGCCGAGCTCCACCACCGCGAGCACCTGCTGAACCGCAAGAAGGCCAAGGACCTCATCTCGCTCGAGCGCACCGGCGACCCCGAGGCCCCGCCCAGCCTGATCATCATCGTGGACGAGTTCGCGGCGCTGGCCAAGGAGATCCCCGAGTTCGTCGACGGGGTGGTGGACGTCGCCGCGCGAGGCCGCTCCCTGGGCCTGCACCTGATCCTGGCCACGCAGCGGCCGGCGGGCGTGATCAAGGACAACCTGCGCGCGAACACCAACCTGCGCATCGCGCTGCGCATGGCCGACGAGGCGGACTCCAAGGACATCCTCGGGGACGCGATGGCGGCGCACTTCGATCCCGGGATCCCCGGCCGCGGGGCGGCCAAGACCGGCCCCGGTCGCATCGCCACCTTCCAGACCGGCTACGCCGGCGGCTGGACCACCGACGAGCCGGAGCGGGCGCGGATCGACATCGTCGAGAAGGACTTCGGCACGGGCGAGCAGTGGGACGTGCCCGCCCCGCCCTCCACGGACTCGGGGGACCCGGGGCCGAACGACATCTCCCGCGTGGTGGCGACAGTGCGCGCGGCGGCGGAGAGCGCGGGCGTCCCCGCCCCCCGCAAGCCGTGGCTCTCGGAGCTGGCCGATGCCTACGACCTCTCCCGGCTCCCCAGCCGCCGCACCGACGAGGAGCTGCTGCTGGGTGTGATGGACGTCCCCGAGGACCAGGCCCAGCCCACCTTCTCGTACCTGCCCGACCGGGACGGCAACATGGCGATCTACGGCACCGGCGGCTCGGGCAAGTCCACCACCCTGCGCACCCTGGCGATCTCCGCCGCCTCGACGGTGCGCGGCGGACCGGTGCAGGTCTACGGCCTCGACTTCGGCGCCTCCGGCCTGACGATGCTCGAGGAGCTGCCCCACGTGGGCTCGATCGTCCCCGGGGACGACGAGGAGCGGGTGATCCGCCTGCTGCGCACGCTGCGCTCCCTCATCGACGAGCGGGCGAAGGAGTTCGCGAGGGTGCGGGCAGGGTCCGTGGCGGAGTACCGCGAGCTCTCGGGGGCGCCGGAGACGCCGCGCATCCTGCTGCTGGTGGACGGCATGGCCGCCTTCCGCGAGGCGTACGACTACTCCACCCTCTCGAAGTGGTTCACCACCTTCGTCCAGATCGCGACGGACGGCCGCCAGGTGGGCGTGCACGTGATCGTCACCGGCGACCGCCCCAACGCGATCCCCACCTCCCTGGGCTCCTCGATCCAGCGCCGCCTCATCCACCGCATGGCGGCGGACGACGACTACGCCTCCTTCGGCGAGCCGAAGGACGTGCTCGACGCCGCCTCCCCGCCCGGCAGAGCGATCCAGGACGGGCACGAGGTCCAGGTCGCGGTGCACGGCGGGGACTCGAACGTCGCCATCCAGTCCCGCGAGGTGGCGAAGCTCGCCGAGGCGATGCGCCGTGCCGGCGTCTCCGAGGCGCCCGCGATCGAGCACCTGCCCGAGCGAGTCGAGTTCGCCTCCCTGTGCCCCGTGGTGGACGGGCGGCCGGTGCTGGGGGTGGCCGACGAGACCCTCGCCGAGCTCACCTACGAGCCGCGCGGCGCGTTCATGGTCACCGGTCCGATGGGCTCCGGGAGGACCACGGCGATGCTCACCATCGCCTCCGGCCTCGCCGCGATGCCGGAGCCGATGCGGCTGGTGCGCTTCTCCTCCCGGCGCACCCCGCTGACGGGTCTGCCCGTCTGGGACGTGGAGGCCTCAGACCCGGACAGGGTGCGGGAGCTCGCCGGCCAGCTGCGCGAGACCCTCGAGTCGGGCACCGTGGGCGAGGGGAGGCTCGCCCTGTTCATCGACGGCGTCGCGGATTTCACCGGCAGCGGGATCGAGAACGACCTCGACAAGCTGATCCGCGCCTGCACCCGGGAAGGCCAGTTCGTGGTGGGCGAGAACGAATCGGCCTCGTGGTCCCAGGCGTACGTGCTCGCCCAGCCGTTCAAGGCCGGGCGGCGCGGCCTGCTGCTGCAGCCGGGGGAGATGGACGGCGACTCCCTCCTCGGCACGGGATTGGGGAGGATACGTCGCGCGGACTTCCCCGAGGGGCGGGGGTTCCTCGTCTCCGGCGGCCGGGCGATGAAACTGCAGGTCGCACAGATCACCACGGGCTGA
- a CDS encoding serine/threonine-protein kinase, with product MSSRPPSSPPRLPGYEYEQLLGSGGFADVFLYRQFRPQRRVAIKVLLSNVLDESVRQLFDAEANVMAQLSTHPSIVAIHQAEVSDDHRPYIVMEYCPRPNYGLRFRTERITVAEALRVGVQIAGAVETAHRAGILHRDIKPANILLNDYNRPALTDFGISVATAKGNDVEGSQGMSIPWSPPEFFADPPWADARSDVFSLAATVYSLLAGRTPFERAGQRNTASDLIHRIATDPLRPLDRPDIPAELNRVLAIAMAKDPSGRYDTALALGRGLQQVEQALALPVTPMDVLDDRADPTPHGAADDDLDNHTRIRRVSTVDPETGATTGPGGGTRIDPFAGVAPALGSLAAPGPRGGVGHRSSPVDGATDSTMLRPAGAVSAGSAAPAPPPPHRQEPAPRTRSTPAWPFVTLAGVLIVLLGVGTTLGARHLLLPEPTENPTTLVNAPELPQDVPDIPTAVGVEVVTEGGDGTETGRAKVVWEPPAGYSEEESFQARWKDVPGNYESRYGAIHEVHGRNSIVLEIPPQLEDLCAEVRTVNANGQASDWVPACLETG from the coding sequence ATGAGCTCGAGACCGCCCTCCTCCCCGCCGCGCCTGCCCGGCTACGAGTACGAGCAGCTGCTGGGCTCCGGCGGCTTCGCCGACGTGTTCCTGTACCGCCAGTTCCGGCCGCAGCGCCGGGTGGCGATCAAGGTGCTGCTGTCCAACGTGCTCGACGAGTCGGTGCGACAGCTGTTCGACGCCGAGGCCAATGTGATGGCGCAGCTGTCCACGCATCCGTCGATCGTCGCGATCCACCAGGCCGAGGTCTCCGACGACCATCGCCCGTACATCGTGATGGAGTACTGCCCGCGCCCCAACTACGGGCTCCGGTTCCGCACCGAGAGGATCACGGTGGCCGAGGCGCTGCGCGTGGGGGTGCAGATCGCCGGGGCCGTGGAGACCGCGCATCGTGCGGGGATCCTCCACCGCGACATCAAGCCGGCGAACATCCTGCTCAACGACTACAACCGGCCCGCCCTCACCGACTTCGGCATCTCCGTCGCGACCGCGAAGGGGAACGACGTCGAGGGATCGCAGGGGATGTCGATCCCCTGGTCCCCGCCGGAGTTCTTCGCCGATCCGCCGTGGGCCGACGCCCGCAGCGACGTGTTCTCCCTCGCCGCGACGGTGTACTCGCTGCTGGCGGGCCGCACCCCCTTCGAGCGGGCGGGGCAGCGCAACACCGCCTCGGACCTCATCCACCGCATCGCGACCGATCCCCTGCGGCCGCTGGACCGGCCGGACATCCCCGCCGAGCTCAATCGCGTGCTCGCCATCGCGATGGCGAAGGACCCCTCCGGGCGCTACGACACCGCGCTCGCCCTCGGCCGCGGCCTGCAGCAGGTCGAGCAGGCGCTCGCCCTGCCGGTCACGCCGATGGACGTGCTCGACGACCGCGCCGATCCGACTCCCCACGGCGCCGCGGACGACGACCTCGACAACCACACCAGGATCCGTCGGGTCTCGACGGTCGATCCGGAGACGGGCGCGACCACAGGGCCCGGCGGCGGGACGCGGATCGATCCCTTCGCCGGGGTGGCCCCGGCGCTGGGATCGCTCGCCGCGCCCGGTCCCCGGGGCGGCGTCGGGCACCGCTCCTCGCCCGTGGACGGCGCCACCGACTCGACGATGCTGCGCCCGGCCGGGGCGGTGTCGGCGGGCTCCGCCGCGCCCGCGCCGCCGCCCCCGCACCGGCAGGAGCCCGCCCCGCGGACCCGTTCCACCCCCGCGTGGCCGTTCGTGACCCTCGCCGGGGTGCTCATCGTGCTGCTCGGGGTGGGCACCACGCTGGGAGCGCGGCACCTCCTGCTGCCCGAGCCCACCGAGAACCCGACCACCCTGGTCAACGCCCCGGAGCTGCCGCAGGACGTGCCCGACATCCCCACCGCCGTGGGGGTCGAGGTGGTCACCGAGGGCGGGGACGGGACCGAGACGGGACGCGCGAAGGTGGTGTGGGAGCCGCCCGCAGGCTATTCGGAGGAGGAGTCCTTCCAGGCGCGCTGGAAGGACGTCCCCGGGAACTACGAGAGCCGCTACGGCGCCATCCACGAGGTGCACGGCCGGAACTCCATCGTGCTGGAGATCCCGCCCCAGCTGGAGGACCTGTGCGCCGAGGTGCGCACGGTCAACGCCAACGGGCAGGCCAGCGACTGGGTCCCCGCCTGCCTGGAGACAGGGTGA
- a CDS encoding FHA domain-containing protein, with protein sequence MTEEQAPDAAPLLGPGVWTRQGPATLVLRAGAWAVLVPGLRKQVIEAAWTVLGERPAPEEFVDRLVAAGELPGLEALTALLFGFHAEGTSVLGVKGSTPVAAYTAAGAQHVAGTEEEPFVLRTLEGVHRIAFGDLPPEEGTGAPRLVAGVAPVRGFVQVLTDPESLGEAERTALAAQVEAEGRSIETAEAKQRRAARPAPTPKPATAPTSTSTSEPGPTARTTAPPPSPRPVQGAGAPATGEAPSSGPNLFAGLFGTSGAGATAAPGPTAPAAEPQAAEPSGAETSTPPRTAPAPPPATPARAEPADPERTAPAPMAPAAPAPAAPTVPAPAARADAPATHTPDPASPSDRGPQPSPAATDGAAPRTAGSGRRRLVSTSLFDRRPPRESSAPAGPTADGATTADGAASASPAQAARAAASAPVPTSRSAGTPAEVTVGGPSSPSTQDGAAPSSPTTAPQAGADRRESADAPERAAPQENPAGAAVTQVYRVDDGPSHPPADRGHDAAGEQSAPPPEAPEPPRSAAAVSGDLESSRSYDDLFGQTIYRRIEDAAVRRGEDEEHTDEPGAAGAVDGHARPIGPQAERDGRSPVADGTSAPTGTATTGSPHPAGPAAPAAAAAEPSPATEPPPAAGDFIDWVPGVGRSAPEIAQTAARRAAAPPPPPRDYPQVQIAPQASAPSAPPHGAASRTAPYAQVPPSPAAPGEDRAEPGSRDAADPAHSRTPTRADGASRPPAGDPRPADAAGRHQDAPDSPPPAAFARQEAPRAGTEVTLPGLVCPQGHANSPESSTCRGCGAALQGPARSVTRPPLGAVRISTGDRFVLDRTAIVGRRPRASRVSAHDMPQLITVPSPQQDISRSHLELRLEGWHVVAIDLGTTNGTTLHRHGYDPVRLRPREGVVLRDADQLDLGDGVHLLFGERV encoded by the coding sequence ATGACCGAGGAGCAGGCACCGGACGCGGCGCCCCTGCTCGGACCGGGAGTGTGGACCCGGCAGGGCCCGGCGACGCTCGTGCTGCGCGCCGGCGCCTGGGCCGTGCTCGTGCCCGGGCTGCGCAAGCAGGTGATCGAGGCGGCATGGACGGTGCTGGGGGAGCGTCCCGCGCCCGAGGAGTTCGTGGACCGGCTCGTCGCGGCCGGGGAGCTGCCGGGCCTCGAGGCGCTCACGGCGCTGCTGTTCGGCTTCCATGCCGAGGGCACCTCGGTGCTCGGGGTGAAGGGGAGCACGCCGGTCGCGGCGTACACGGCCGCGGGAGCCCAGCACGTCGCGGGGACCGAGGAGGAGCCGTTCGTGCTCCGTACCCTCGAGGGCGTGCATCGGATCGCGTTCGGCGACCTGCCCCCGGAGGAGGGCACGGGCGCGCCGCGGCTGGTCGCCGGGGTCGCTCCCGTGCGCGGGTTCGTGCAGGTCCTCACGGATCCGGAGAGCCTGGGAGAGGCCGAACGCACGGCGCTCGCCGCCCAGGTCGAGGCCGAGGGTCGCTCCATCGAGACGGCGGAGGCGAAGCAGCGGCGCGCCGCACGACCGGCCCCGACCCCGAAGCCCGCCACGGCTCCGACGTCGACGTCGACGTCGGAGCCGGGACCGACCGCACGCACCACCGCGCCGCCGCCCTCCCCGCGACCGGTGCAGGGCGCCGGCGCGCCCGCGACGGGGGAGGCGCCGTCCTCCGGCCCGAACCTGTTCGCCGGTCTGTTCGGGACCAGCGGCGCGGGCGCGACGGCGGCACCGGGACCGACGGCACCGGCCGCGGAGCCACAGGCCGCGGAGCCGTCGGGTGCGGAGACCTCGACTCCGCCGCGGACCGCCCCTGCGCCGCCGCCGGCGACCCCGGCCCGCGCGGAACCCGCCGACCCGGAGCGCACGGCACCGGCGCCCATGGCGCCCGCGGCCCCTGCTCCTGCAGCCCCCACCGTCCCGGCCCCTGCCGCACGCGCGGACGCCCCTGCGACGCACACGCCGGATCCCGCCTCGCCGTCGGACCGCGGGCCGCAGCCCTCGCCTGCCGCGACGGACGGCGCCGCCCCGCGGACCGCCGGCAGCGGTCGGCGCCGCCTGGTGAGCACCTCGCTCTTCGACCGCCGCCCCCCGCGCGAGAGCTCGGCCCCCGCCGGGCCGACGGCCGATGGCGCGACGACGGCCGATGGCGCGGCGAGCGCGTCCCCTGCGCAGGCGGCCCGCGCCGCGGCGTCCGCGCCGGTCCCGACGTCGCGGTCGGCCGGCACTCCCGCGGAGGTCACGGTGGGCGGCCCGTCCTCGCCGTCGACCCAGGACGGTGCGGCGCCGTCCTCGCCGACGACCGCTCCGCAGGCGGGCGCCGACCGGCGGGAGAGCGCCGACGCCCCGGAGCGCGCCGCCCCGCAGGAGAACCCCGCGGGGGCCGCGGTGACGCAGGTCTACCGCGTGGACGACGGCCCGTCCCACCCGCCCGCGGACCGCGGCCACGACGCTGCCGGTGAGCAGTCCGCGCCGCCTCCCGAGGCCCCCGAACCGCCGCGCAGCGCGGCCGCCGTCTCGGGAGATCTCGAGAGCTCCCGCTCCTACGACGACCTCTTCGGCCAGACGATCTACCGGCGCATCGAGGACGCCGCGGTGCGGCGCGGTGAGGACGAGGAGCACACCGACGAGCCCGGAGCCGCTGGGGCCGTCGACGGGCACGCCCGCCCGATCGGCCCGCAGGCAGAGCGGGACGGCAGGTCCCCGGTCGCCGACGGGACCTCCGCCCCGACGGGGACGGCCACCACCGGCTCCCCGCACCCCGCGGGGCCGGCGGCGCCCGCCGCGGCCGCGGCAGAGCCCTCGCCGGCGACAGAGCCCCCGCCCGCGGCCGGCGACTTCATCGACTGGGTGCCCGGTGTGGGCCGGAGCGCCCCGGAGATCGCGCAGACCGCCGCCCGGCGTGCCGCCGCGCCTCCCCCGCCCCCGCGGGACTATCCCCAGGTGCAGATCGCCCCGCAGGCCTCCGCCCCCAGTGCGCCGCCGCACGGTGCCGCCTCTCGCACCGCGCCGTACGCACAGGTCCCGCCGTCGCCTGCCGCGCCCGGCGAGGATCGCGCGGAGCCGGGGTCCCGGGACGCGGCCGATCCCGCGCACTCCCGGACCCCCACCCGGGCCGACGGCGCCTCGCGCCCCCCGGCAGGGGACCCGCGCCCGGCCGACGCCGCGGGACGGCACCAGGACGCTCCCGACTCCCCGCCCCCCGCCGCCTTCGCCCGGCAGGAGGCGCCTCGCGCCGGGACGGAGGTGACGCTGCCCGGCCTGGTCTGCCCGCAGGGCCATGCGAACTCGCCGGAGAGCTCCACCTGCCGCGGATGCGGCGCCGCCCTACAGGGGCCGGCCCGTTCCGTGACCCGCCCACCGCTGGGAGCGGTGAGGATCTCCACCGGGGACCGTTTCGTGCTGGACCGCACCGCGATCGTCGGCCGTCGGCCTCGTGCCTCGCGCGTCAGCGCGCACGACATGCCGCAGCTGATCACCGTGCCGAGCCCGCAGCAGGACATCTCCCGCTCCCACCTCGAGCTGCGCCTGGAGGGATGGCACGTGGTCGCGATCGACCTCGGCACCACCAACGGCACCACCCTGCACCGCCACGGCTACGACCCGGTGCGGCTGCGCCCGCGGGAGGGCGTGGTGCTGCGGGACGCCGACCAGCTCGACCTCGGCGACGGCGTGCACCTCCTGTTCGGGGAGCGTGTATGA
- a CDS encoding PP2C family protein-serine/threonine phosphatase — MTDRSLSDPDLHGTVRVVSASMTHVGHVRATNEDSILDVPPIFLVADGMGGHNAGEVASAITVEEFEKLTIQENVSVEQLGDALRAAGVRIGELGGESTRGAGTTVAVVATMVLDGVGYWVVLNLGDSRVYRLSGEIFEQVSVDHSVVQELMDRGDLTVEQARTHPYRHMVTRALGAGPDSDPDYWLIPAETGDRMLICSDGLTGEVDDASIERLLRSPVDVRTVCRDLVGRALDGGGHDNISVVVVEAVEVVGQSLAAENTAGSAESPTEDAETEVDEDTLPRGLREDGAR, encoded by the coding sequence GTGACCGACCGCTCCCTGTCCGATCCGGACCTCCACGGCACCGTCCGGGTCGTCTCCGCCTCGATGACGCACGTGGGCCACGTGCGTGCCACCAATGAGGACAGCATTCTCGACGTGCCCCCGATCTTCCTGGTCGCCGACGGCATGGGCGGGCACAACGCCGGAGAGGTCGCCAGCGCCATCACGGTGGAGGAGTTCGAGAAGCTCACCATCCAGGAGAACGTGAGCGTCGAGCAGCTGGGCGACGCGCTCCGTGCGGCCGGGGTGCGGATCGGCGAGCTGGGCGGCGAGTCCACCCGCGGCGCGGGCACCACCGTCGCGGTGGTCGCGACTATGGTGCTCGACGGCGTGGGCTACTGGGTGGTGCTCAACCTCGGCGACTCCCGCGTGTACCGGCTCTCGGGCGAGATCTTCGAGCAGGTCAGCGTGGACCACTCGGTGGTCCAGGAGCTCATGGACCGCGGCGACCTCACCGTCGAGCAGGCCAGGACCCACCCGTACCGTCACATGGTCACCCGGGCGCTCGGGGCCGGCCCCGACTCGGATCCGGACTACTGGCTGATCCCCGCGGAGACCGGGGATCGGATGCTGATCTGCTCGGACGGGCTCACCGGCGAGGTGGACGACGCCTCCATCGAGCGCCTGCTCCGCAGCCCGGTGGACGTCCGCACCGTGTGCCGCGACCTGGTGGGGCGCGCACTGGACGGGGGCGGCCACGACAACATCAGCGTGGTGGTCGTCGAGGCCGTCGAGGTGGTGGGGCAGTCGCTCGCGGCGGAGAACACCGCCGGCAGTGCCGAATCGCCGACCGAGGACGCCGAGACGGAGGTCGACGAGGACACGCTGCCGCGCGGTCTGCGTGAGGACGGCGCCCGATGA